Proteins encoded within one genomic window of Macrotis lagotis isolate mMagLag1 chromosome 3, bilby.v1.9.chrom.fasta, whole genome shotgun sequence:
- the MYOD1 gene encoding myoblast determination protein 1 → MELLPPPLRDMDLAGPDGSLCSFSTADDLYDDPCFDSPDLRFFEDLDPRLVHVGALLKPDEHAHPPAGTPGSREEEHVRAPSGHHQAGRCLLWACKACKRKTTNADRRKAATMRERRRLSKVNEAFETLKRCTSSNPNQRLPKVEILRNAIRYIEGLQALLRDQDGAGPGGPAAFYSQGPAAQARVVEHYSGDSDASSPRSSCSDGMMDYSGPLCSSRHRGGYDSSYYSDSPSDTKPGKGLVVSSLDCLSSIVERISTEGSACPVLPLGEGIPCSPQEGTTLSESGAHIPSPISSGSTQLSADSSSGPSPIPNPNPIYQVL, encoded by the exons ATGGAGCTGCTGCCCCCGCCGCTGCGGGACATGGACTTAGCGGGCCCCGACGGCTCCCTCTGCTCCTTCAGCACCGCCGACGACCTTTACGACGACCCCTGCTTTGACTCCCCCGACCTGCGCTTCTTCGAGGACCTGGACCCACGCCTGGTGCACGTGGGCGCCCTCCTGAAGCCCGACGAGCACGCCCACCCCCCGGCCGGGACCCCCGGCAGCCGGGAGGAGGAGCACGTGCGCGCGCCCAGCGGCCACCACCAGGCCGGCCGCTGCCTGCTCTGGGCTTGCAAGGCCTGCAAGCGCAAGACCACCAACGCGGACCGGCGCAAGGCGGCCACGATGCGGGAGCGGCGCCGGCTCAGCAAGGTCAACGAGGCCTTTGAGACCCTCAAGCGCTGCACCTCCAGCAACCCCAACCAGCGGCTGCCCAAGGTGGAGATCCTGCGGAATGCCATCCGCTACATCGAGGGGCTGCAGGCGCTGCTGAGAGACCAGGACGGGGCCGGCCCCGGGGGCCCCGCTGCCTTCTACTCGCAGGGGCCCGCGGCCCAGGCTCGCGTGGTGGAGCATTACAGCGGAGACTCGGACGCGTCCAGCCCCCGGTCCAGCTGCTCGGATGGCATG ATGGATTACAGCGGCCCCCTTTGCAGCTCCAGACATAGAGGTGGCTATGACAGCAGCTACTACAGTGATTCTCCAAGTG ATACCAAACCTGGGAAGGGACTGGTTGTGTCCAGCCTGGACTGCCTCTCCAGCATTGTGGAACGCATCTCCACGGAGGGGTCTGCCTGCCCTGTGCTACCCTTGGGAGAAGGCATACCCTGCTCCCCACAGGAGGGCACCACTTTAAGTGAGAGTGGTGCCCACATTCCCTCCCCTATCTCCAGTGGGAGTACCCAGCTTTCTGCTGACAGCAGCTCTGGGCCCAGCCCCATACCCAATCCTAACCCTATCTACCAGGTTCTCTGA